The DNA segment ATACGCCATCTTCTGATGACAACATCACAACTGGCAACACCGGCGAGAAGTAATCGCGCTGACTGATGTAGCCAATATCGTGTGCTGACAGACAAACCCCGACTTGCTCGGGGTTTTTTTTTGCGTTCAAATACCCACCTCAAAAATAAAAATGATATATGGAGACTGCATGCAGCTGAAAGCGCAAGGGTTAACTCTGGACCTTACTTACCCTCAAGTGATGGGGATTCTGAATGTCACGCCGGATTCATTTTCCGACGGCGGCAAACATAATGGATTGGATGCCGCTTTGCGCCATGCGGAAGCGATGATCAGCGCAGGTGCAACCATTATTGACGTGGGCGGTGAATCGACTCGCCCTGGTGCCGCAGAGGTGAGCACCGAAGAAGAACTTGAACGTGTGGTGCCCATTGTTGAGCTGATTGCTCGCTATTTCGACGTTTGGATTTCGGTAGATACGTCAAAAGCCGAAGTGATTACCGCCAGTGCTCAGGCGGGCGCGACGTTGATCAATGATATTCGTTCTTTGAGTGAGCCCGGCGCGTTAGAAGCGGCAGCACAATCGGGTTTGCCGATATGCCTGATGCATATGCAGGGCGATCCCAAAACCATGCAGCGTAAACCTGTCTATACCGACGTGGTTGCCGAAGTAGATAGCTATCTGACATCACAAATTGAACGATGCACCGCGGCAGGCATTGATAAAAGCCGCCTATTGATTGATCCTGGTTTTGGTTTTGGCAAGAATCTGGAGCATAATTACCAACTTCTGGCTCACCTAGCGCATTTCCATCATTTTGGTTTACCGCTTCTGGTCGGTATGTCTCGTAAATCAATGATTGGCCAGCTTCTTAAAGTTGGCCCGACACAACGCGTGACGGGAAGTGTGGCATGTGCAGTGATTGCCGCAATGCAAGGAGCCCATATTATTCGGGTTCATGATGTTAAAGAGACGGTTGAGGCGATGCGTGTCGTCGAAGCTACACTTTCAGCGAAGGGATAAAGATTTATGAGCGAGCGCAAATATTTTGGTACGGACGGGATTCGCGGAAAAGTGGGTGACTGCCCGATTACTCCTGATTTTGTGTTAAAGCTCGGCTGGGCTGCGGGTAAGGTTTTGGCGCGTCACGGTTCGCGTAAAATTATCATCGGTAAAGATACCCGTATTTCTGGTTATATGCTGGAGTCTGCTTTAGAAGCGGGTCTGGCTGCGGCGGGCTTATCGGCGTCCTTCACCGGGCCAATGCCAACGCCTGCTGTCGCTTATCTCACGCGTACTTTCCGTGCTGAAGCCGGTATTGTTATCTCTGCGTCGCACAACCCTTATTACGATAATGGGATTAAATTCTTCTCAATCGACGGCACTAAGTTGCCAGATGAAGTCGAAGAAGCGATTGAGGCCGAAATGGAAAAGCCATTGACCTGCGTGGAATCGGCTGAGCTGGGTAAAGCAAACCGTATCGTCGATGCCGCTGGTCGTTATATCGAATTCTGTAAGAGTACTTTCCCAACGGAATTAAGCCTGAGCGGCCTTAAAATTGTTGTCGACTGTGCCAACGGTGCGACTTATCACATCGCGCCTAGCGTGCTGCGTGAGCTTGGTGCAACGGTGATTGCCATCGGCTGTGAGCCTGATGGTATGAACATCAACAAAGAGTGTGGCGCAACTGACGTACGCCAGCTTCAGGCGCGTGTTCTCGCCGAGAAAGCCGATGTCGGTTTGGCATTTGATGGCGATGGTGACCGTGTCATGATGGTTGACCATTTAGGCCATAAAGTTGACGGGGACCAGATCCTTTATCTTACCGCGCGTGAAAACCTGCGTCAGGGTAATCTGCGTGGCGGGGCGGTAGGCACCCTGATGAGCAATATGGGCTTAGAACTGGCACTGAAACAGCTAGGGATACCATTTGCACGCGCGAAAGTTGGTGACCGTTACGTACTGGAAATGATGGCCGCGAAAGGCTGGCGCTTAGGCGCTGAAAACTCAGGTCATGTGATTATTCTCGACAAAACAACCACCGGTGACGGCATTGTGGCCGGTCTGCAAGTGTTGGCTGCTATCGTGCGTAACCATATGACCTTGCACGATCTGTGCAGCGGCATGAAGTTATTACCACAGGTTCTGGTCAACGTGCGTTTTGCGGGGAATCACGATCCACTGCAAACGGACAGCGTAAAAGCGGTGACGGCAGAGGTCGAAGCGCAGCTTAATGGCCGTGGACGCGTGCTGTTACGTAAATCAGGTACCGAACCGTTGATTCGTGTGATGGTGGAAGGCGAAGATGATGCGCAAGTGACAGAAATGGCTAACCGCATCGCTGACGCCGTGAAAGCCGCAGGTTAACTAACTGCCGAGCAATTTTGTCAGCATGTTTGTCAGTGTAGTTATGTGATGAAAAACCAGCGAATCTTGATGTTTTGCTGGTTTTTTCTGCAATCGCGCTACACATCATAAATTGCTCTTGCACGGCTTGGCGGCATTGGGTAGTATTCACACCCGCTTCAGTAGACTTATTTTTGTCTGCTTTAATGGTTGAAGCTTTTGGCTGCGGAAATCCCGCAAGGAAACAGGTACGACTATGTATGAAGCTCTTTTAGTAATTTTCCTGCTGGTATCAATTGGCTTAGTTGCCATGGTTATGCTGCAGCAAGGTAAAGGTGCTGATATGGGCGCTTCATTCGGCGCTGGCGCATCTGCAACTTTGTTCGGTTCCAACGGCTCTGGTAACTTCATGACCCGTACAACAGCTGTCCTCGCGACGTTGTTCTTCGTACTGAGTCTGGTTCTGGGTAACCTGAGCGGTCAGCAAGGCAAGAAAGGTAGTGAGTGGGAAAATCTGGGTGCGCCAGTGAAAACTGAGCAACCTGCTGCACCAGCAGCTCCGGTAACCCCAAGTAGCGATATTCCTCACTAATCGCACTAGCTTGAAGCCAGCAGTAACCAAGAAGTACAGAATTTAGCAGTAAAGTTTTTAAAAGCTATCTTTTAGAGACTGAAGTAAAAGGTGATAAGTTTTGAATACGGCTTATCACTTTCGTAATGCCGAGGTGGTGGAATTGGTAGACACGCTACCTTGAGGTGGTAGTGCCCAATAGGGCTTACGGGTTCAAGTCCCGTCCTCGGTACCAATCCTTGATAACTTGTTTTTTCAACGTTATTAGAGTAGTATTCGCCACGATTCGGACGCGGGGTGGAGCAGCCTGGTAGCTCGTCGGGCTCATAACCCGAAGGTCGTCGGTTCAAATCCGGCCCCCGCAACCACTTTCCTAAAGTATCTTTTTTCAAATATACTGTTTACGTTCAGCCAACGACTCAAACGGGTGTTTTGAAAAAAATATTGTCAGAAAGCGGCACTGAATTCGTTCGGCAGTATATAGGGTCCAGTTGCATAAAGCCCCGATTTTTCGGGGTTTTTTGTTATCTGACAACAGAATCACTGGGCTATTTAGCCCTTTTTTTATGTCTTGGGGGTGGGCTTGTCCACATTAGAGCAAAAATTGACAGAGATGATTTCGGCGCCGGTTGAGGCATTAGGCTTCGAATTGGTTGGTATTGAGTTCATCCGCAGTCACCATTCAACGCTACGCATCTATATTGATAGTGACGAAGGGATCAATGTTGATGATTGTGCTGATGTCAGCCACCAGGTCAGTGCCGTTCTTGACGTCGAAGATCCAATTACGGTTGCATATAACCTGGAAGTTTCATCTCCTGGCCTTGATCGTCCGATGTTTACCGCTGAACACTACGTCCGTTTTATGGGCGAAGAAGTTTCTTTGGTATTGCGTATGGCGGTGCAGAATCGTCGCAAATGGCAGGGTATTATTAAAGCTGTCGAAGGCGAGATGATCACGGTTACTGTAGATGGAAAAGACGAAGTGTTCGCGCTGAGCAACATCCAGAAAGCGAACCTGGTACCCCACTTTTAAAGTTTGGATGAGGCCACTAGGATGAACAAAGAAATTCTGGCTGTTGTTGAGGCAGTTTCCAACGAAAAATCGCTTCCTCGCGAAAAAATTTTTGAAGCACTGGAAACTGCACTGGCGACTGCCACCAAGAAAAAATACGAACAAGAAATCGACGTTCGTGTTTGCATCGATCGCAAAACTGGCGATTTCGATACTTTCCGTCGCTGGGTTATCGTTGATGAAGTTACTCAACCAACCCGCGAAATTACTCTTGATGCGGCTCAGTTTGAAGATCCAGCGTTACAGCTGGGTGAGTATGTCGAAGACCAGATCGAATCTGTCACCTTCGACCGTATTACGACTCAAACCGCAAAACAGGTTATCGTACAAAAAGTACGTGAAGCTGAACGCGCGATGGTGGTTGATGCATTCCGTCAGCACCAAGGTGAGATCGTCACCGGCGTGGTTAAAAAAGTAAATCGCGACAACATCTCATTAGATCTGGGCAGCAATGCCGAAGCCGTTATTGGCCGTGAAGACATGCTTCCGCGTGAAAACTTCCGTCCGGGTGACCGTATCCGCGGTGTGCTGTATGACGTGCGTCCAGAAGCACGTGGCGCTCAGCTGTTTGTGAGCCGTTCACGTCCAGAAATGCTGATCGAGCTGTTCCGCATTGAAGTGCCGGAAATCGGCGAAGAAGTCATCGAGATTAAAGCCGCAGCCCGCGATCCGGGTTCCCGTGCGAAAATCGCGGTGAAAACCAACGATAAACGTATTGACCCGGTAGGGGCGTGTGTGGGTATGCGCGGTGCGCGTGTTCAGGCCGTTTCTAGCGAACTGGGTGGCGAACGTATCGACATCGTATTGTGGGATGATAATCCAGCACAGTTCGTTATCAATGCTATGGCGCCAGCCGACGTGGCTTCTATTGTTGTGGATGAAGATAAACACACAATGGACATCGCGGTTGAAGCAAGCAATCTGGCTCAGGCAATTGGGCGTAATGGCCAAAACGTTCGTCTGGCAGCTCAACTGAGCGGCTGGGAACTGAACGTAATGACCGTTGATGATCTTCAGGCTAAACATCAGGCCGAAGCTCACGCAGCTATCGATACATTCACCAAATATCTCGATATTGACGAAGACTTCGCAACCCTATTGGTTGAAGAAGGCTTCTCTACTCTGGAAGAACTGGCTTACGTTCCTGAACAGGAGCTGTTGGCCATTGACGGTCTGGATGAAGATACGGTAGACGCTTTGCGCGAGCGCGCAAAAAATGCGTTAACCACTCTGGCTTTGGCTCAGGAAGAAAGCCTGGGTGACCAAAAGCCAGCCGACGACCTGTTGGGTCTGGAAGGTTTAGACCGTGGTATCGCCTTTAAAATGGCCGCTCGTGGGGTTTGTACGCTGGAAGATCTTGCCGAGCAGGGCATCGACGATCTGGCAGATATTGAAGGCCTGAATAGTGAAAAGGCCGGCGAGCTGATTATGGCTGCGCGTAATATTTGCTGGTTTGGCGATAGTGAATAATGAACTGTAGCGGGAAGGAACAGCATGACAGAAGTAACCGTAAAATCACTGGCAGCAGAGATACAGACTTCCGTTGATCGCCTGGTACAGCAGTTAGCTGATGCAGGGATTAAGAAGTCAGAAAATGATTCTGTGAGCCCACAGGAAAGAGAAACATTATTAGCTCATTTAAATCGTGAGCATGGCAGCGCATCAGGTAAACTGACGCTGCAGCGTAAAACACGCAGCACATTGAATGTTCCAAGCACCGGCGGAAAAAGCAAAGCCGTGCAAATTGAGGTCCGCAAAAAGCGCACTTATGTAAAAGGCGATGCGGCAGCTGAACAGGCTGAAGCAGAAGCACAGGCACAGCGTGAAGCGGAAGAGCAGGCTCGTCGTGAGACTGAAGAGAAAGCAAAACGTGAAGCAGAAGAAAAAGCGAAGCGTATTGCTGAAGATCAGGCGAAACGTAACCTGGAAGAGCAAGCCAAACGTGAGGCCGCTGATAAAGCTAAGCGTGGCGCAGCGGAAAGTGAAAAAGTGACGAATCAAAATACCGACGAAAAAACCAAAGCTGCGCATGCTGAGAAAGCGCGCCGTGAAGCCGAAGCTGCTGCACTGAAACGCAAAGCTGAAGAAGAAGCACTGCGTAAGCTTGAAGAAGACGCTAAGCGTGTTTCTGAAGAAGCTCGCAAAATGGCTGAAGCTAACGAAGGCAAAGCGCCAGAAGCAGAGACCGCAGAAGATACTTCTGACTACCACGTAACCACTTCTCATCATGCTCGTGAAGCAGAAGATGAAAACGACCGTCAGGTTGAAGCTGGCCGCGCTCGTGCACGTACCGCAACCAAAGCGACTAAGCAGAAGAAAGGCAATAAACTGTCTGAATCTAAAGCCGATCGTGAAGAAGCGCGTGCTCAGACTCGTGGTGGTAAAGGCAAACGTAAACCAAGCACTCTGCAGCAAGGCTTCAACAAGCCTGCTCAAGCGGTTAACCGTGACGTCATCATTGGCGAAACCATTACCGTTGCAGAACTGGCTAACAAAATGGCTGTTAAAGGCTCCCAGGTCATCAAAGCAATGATGAAGATGGGCGCTATGGCTACCATCAATCAGGTCATCGATCAGGAAACTGCTCAGATGGTTGCTGAAGAAATGGGCCATAAAGTTATCCTGCGTCGTGAAAACGAGCTGGAAGAAGCCGTAATGAGCGACCGTGATACCGGTGCAGCCGCTGAGCCGCGTGCTCCAGTTGTAACCATCATGGGCCACGTTGACCACGGTAAAACTTCCCTGCTGGACTACATCCGCTCCACGAAAGTGGCATCGGGCGAAGCAGGTGGTATTACTCAGCACATCGGTGCTTACCACGTAGAAACCGACAACGGTATGATCACCTTCCTGGATACCCCAGGTCACGCCGCATTTACTTCTATGCGTGCTCGTGGTGCTCAGGCTACAGACATCGTTGTTCTGGTTGTTGCTGCCGACGATGGCGTAATGCCACAGACTATCGAAGCAATCCAGCATGCTAAAGCGGCAAAAGTGCCGGTTGTTGTTGCTGTGAACAAAATCGATAAGCCTGAAGCGGATATGGATCGCGTTAAAAACGAACTGTCCCAGTACGGCGTAATGCCAGAAGAGTGGGGCGGCGAGTCTCAGTTCATCCCAGTATCTGCTAAAGCGGGTACCGGTATTGATGATCTGCTAGACGCAATTCTGTTGCAGGCAGAAGTTCTGGAATTGAAAGCAGTTCGCAGCGGTATGGCGAGCGGCGTTGTTATCGAATCCTTCCTGGATAAAGGTCGTGGTCCGGTTGCAACTGTTCTGGTTCAAGAAGGTACGCTGAATAAAGGCGATATCGTTCTGTGCGGTTTCGAGTATGGCCGTGTGCGTGCGATGCGCGACGAAATGGGCCGCGAAGTGACCTCAGCCGGTCCTTCTATCCCTGTAGAAATTCTGGGTCTGTCCAGCGTTCCTGCTGCCGGTGACGAAGCGACCGTTGTTCGTGACGAGAAAAAAGCCCGTG comes from the Hafnia alvei genome and includes:
- the folP gene encoding dihydropteroate synthase; translated protein: MQLKAQGLTLDLTYPQVMGILNVTPDSFSDGGKHNGLDAALRHAEAMISAGATIIDVGGESTRPGAAEVSTEEELERVVPIVELIARYFDVWISVDTSKAEVITASAQAGATLINDIRSLSEPGALEAAAQSGLPICLMHMQGDPKTMQRKPVYTDVVAEVDSYLTSQIERCTAAGIDKSRLLIDPGFGFGKNLEHNYQLLAHLAHFHHFGLPLLVGMSRKSMIGQLLKVGPTQRVTGSVACAVIAAMQGAHIIRVHDVKETVEAMRVVEATLSAKG
- the glmM gene encoding phosphoglucosamine mutase, whose amino-acid sequence is MSERKYFGTDGIRGKVGDCPITPDFVLKLGWAAGKVLARHGSRKIIIGKDTRISGYMLESALEAGLAAAGLSASFTGPMPTPAVAYLTRTFRAEAGIVISASHNPYYDNGIKFFSIDGTKLPDEVEEAIEAEMEKPLTCVESAELGKANRIVDAAGRYIEFCKSTFPTELSLSGLKIVVDCANGATYHIAPSVLRELGATVIAIGCEPDGMNINKECGATDVRQLQARVLAEKADVGLAFDGDGDRVMMVDHLGHKVDGDQILYLTARENLRQGNLRGGAVGTLMSNMGLELALKQLGIPFARAKVGDRYVLEMMAAKGWRLGAENSGHVIILDKTTTGDGIVAGLQVLAAIVRNHMTLHDLCSGMKLLPQVLVNVRFAGNHDPLQTDSVKAVTAEVEAQLNGRGRVLLRKSGTEPLIRVMVEGEDDAQVTEMANRIADAVKAAG
- the secG gene encoding preprotein translocase subunit SecG: MYEALLVIFLLVSIGLVAMVMLQQGKGADMGASFGAGASATLFGSNGSGNFMTRTTAVLATLFFVLSLVLGNLSGQQGKKGSEWENLGAPVKTEQPAAPAAPVTPSSDIPH
- the rimP gene encoding ribosome maturation factor RimP; this encodes MSTLEQKLTEMISAPVEALGFELVGIEFIRSHHSTLRIYIDSDEGINVDDCADVSHQVSAVLDVEDPITVAYNLEVSSPGLDRPMFTAEHYVRFMGEEVSLVLRMAVQNRRKWQGIIKAVEGEMITVTVDGKDEVFALSNIQKANLVPHF
- the nusA gene encoding transcription termination factor NusA, with the protein product MNKEILAVVEAVSNEKSLPREKIFEALETALATATKKKYEQEIDVRVCIDRKTGDFDTFRRWVIVDEVTQPTREITLDAAQFEDPALQLGEYVEDQIESVTFDRITTQTAKQVIVQKVREAERAMVVDAFRQHQGEIVTGVVKKVNRDNISLDLGSNAEAVIGREDMLPRENFRPGDRIRGVLYDVRPEARGAQLFVSRSRPEMLIELFRIEVPEIGEEVIEIKAAARDPGSRAKIAVKTNDKRIDPVGACVGMRGARVQAVSSELGGERIDIVLWDDNPAQFVINAMAPADVASIVVDEDKHTMDIAVEASNLAQAIGRNGQNVRLAAQLSGWELNVMTVDDLQAKHQAEAHAAIDTFTKYLDIDEDFATLLVEEGFSTLEELAYVPEQELLAIDGLDEDTVDALRERAKNALTTLALAQEESLGDQKPADDLLGLEGLDRGIAFKMAARGVCTLEDLAEQGIDDLADIEGLNSEKAGELIMAARNICWFGDSE
- the infB gene encoding translation initiation factor IF-2: MTEVTVKSLAAEIQTSVDRLVQQLADAGIKKSENDSVSPQERETLLAHLNREHGSASGKLTLQRKTRSTLNVPSTGGKSKAVQIEVRKKRTYVKGDAAAEQAEAEAQAQREAEEQARRETEEKAKREAEEKAKRIAEDQAKRNLEEQAKREAADKAKRGAAESEKVTNQNTDEKTKAAHAEKARREAEAAALKRKAEEEALRKLEEDAKRVSEEARKMAEANEGKAPEAETAEDTSDYHVTTSHHAREAEDENDRQVEAGRARARTATKATKQKKGNKLSESKADREEARAQTRGGKGKRKPSTLQQGFNKPAQAVNRDVIIGETITVAELANKMAVKGSQVIKAMMKMGAMATINQVIDQETAQMVAEEMGHKVILRRENELEEAVMSDRDTGAAAEPRAPVVTIMGHVDHGKTSLLDYIRSTKVASGEAGGITQHIGAYHVETDNGMITFLDTPGHAAFTSMRARGAQATDIVVLVVAADDGVMPQTIEAIQHAKAAKVPVVVAVNKIDKPEADMDRVKNELSQYGVMPEEWGGESQFIPVSAKAGTGIDDLLDAILLQAEVLELKAVRSGMASGVVIESFLDKGRGPVATVLVQEGTLNKGDIVLCGFEYGRVRAMRDEMGREVTSAGPSIPVEILGLSSVPAAGDEATVVRDEKKAREVALYRQGKFREVKLARQQKSKLENMFANMSEGEVSELNIVLKSDVQGSCEAISDALLGLSTDEVKVKIVGSGVGGITETDATLAAASNAIILGFNVRADASARRVIETESLDLRYYSVIYNLIDEVKQAMSGMLAPEYRQEIIGLAEVRDVFKSPKFGAIAGCMVTEGVVKRHNPIRVLRDNVVIYEGELESLRRFKDDVNEVRNGMECGIGVKNYNDVRTGDMIEVFEIIEVKRTIE